From one Pirellulales bacterium genomic stretch:
- a CDS encoding isoprenyl transferase has protein sequence MEALPVPKAKMPRHIAAIMDGNGRWAQRQNLPRIEGHRRGVASVRRVTEEAARLGIEQLTLYCLSSENWKRPQGELSFLMHLLEQYMIEERTTIMENDIRVTVIGRREGIPAATLEEMDKTIAMTAANRGMRLCLAINYGARTEMLDAVKQIAAKVRSGKLNPGEITEETMANHLYTAGMLDPDLLVRTAGEMRVSNYLLWQISYAEIWVTDKCWPEFEAADLHEAIREFARRDRRFGGLSSGD, from the coding sequence ATTGAAGCATTGCCTGTGCCAAAGGCGAAGATGCCGCGACATATTGCCGCGATCATGGATGGCAACGGCCGTTGGGCGCAGCGGCAGAATTTGCCTCGCATCGAAGGGCATCGCCGCGGCGTGGCGAGCGTGCGACGAGTGACTGAAGAAGCCGCGCGGCTGGGAATCGAGCAGCTTACGCTCTATTGCCTATCCAGCGAAAACTGGAAGCGCCCGCAGGGGGAATTGAGCTTTCTGATGCACTTGCTCGAACAGTACATGATCGAAGAGCGCACGACGATCATGGAAAACGACATTCGAGTGACGGTGATCGGGCGTCGCGAGGGAATCCCGGCGGCAACGCTCGAAGAAATGGACAAAACGATCGCGATGACCGCGGCAAACCGCGGCATGAGACTTTGCCTGGCGATCAACTATGGCGCGCGAACCGAGATGCTCGACGCCGTCAAGCAAATCGCGGCCAAGGTGCGCAGCGGCAAGCTCAATCCCGGTGAGATCACCGAAGAGACCATGGCCAACCATCTGTACACCGCCGGCATGCTCGATCCCGATTTGCTGGTTCGCACCGCCGGCGAAATGCGCGTCAGCAATTACCTGCTCTGGCAGATTAGCTACGCCGAAATCTGGGTCACCGATAAGTGCTGGCCCGAATTCGAGGCTGCGGATCTGCATGAGGCGATTCGCGAATTTGCCCGCCGAGACCGGCGATTTGGCGGCCTTTCTTCAGGCGATTAA
- the ybeY gene encoding rRNA maturation RNase YbeY, whose product MTQKNSPRRRSACRLPPAAFEGYSIAVANRQRRWRIDSSALKSAVAIVFRGENIASADVSIAVVSDAAIHDMNRQFLNHDEPTDVISFALDQDGDSIDGEIVISADTAAATAAKIGWTAQEEMLLYVIHGALHLTGYDDLKPAARRQMRSREKRYLTQLGIESPPAKSTLGGEPRP is encoded by the coding sequence ATGACGCAAAAAAACTCACCTCGCCGCCGATCCGCCTGCCGCCTGCCGCCTGCCGCATTCGAAGGCTATTCGATCGCCGTGGCCAATCGGCAACGTCGCTGGCGGATCGATTCCTCCGCGCTGAAGTCCGCGGTCGCCATTGTTTTCAGGGGCGAGAACATTGCGTCTGCCGATGTTTCCATCGCTGTCGTCAGCGATGCCGCGATTCACGACATGAACCGTCAATTCTTGAATCACGACGAACCGACCGATGTGATAAGCTTCGCACTCGACCAAGACGGCGACTCGATCGACGGCGAAATTGTGATTAGCGCGGATACCGCGGCGGCGACTGCCGCCAAAATCGGCTGGACCGCGCAGGAGGAAATGCTGCTGTACGTGATCCACGGCGCATTGCATTTGACAGGTTATGACGATTTGAAACCGGCAGCGCGACGGCAAATGCGGAGCCGCGAGAAGCGTTATCTGACGCAGCTCGGCATCGAGTCTCCGCCGGCGAAATCGACACTCGGCGGAGAACCTAGGCCGTGA
- a CDS encoding HDIG domain-containing protein has translation MANGNQKRTRSERVAAIELPPNLLERVLESLQRFDVLVRISMCALAAVAMWLIVGGWDPPFSYRTGYVPQRDIVARVRFQKEDPDATRDAINRAKNQVRFVYQQDRSSLEQLRSALKNQLVEIGNAASLDALRPGIWQEFSAPPMPNVEPPTKEQQEAQFREFHDAIADKEKLGKVEKAIDRAFTPLEQTGWLEKLQQKHDEGNQTEIYVHPVGKPDFSQVVQVPEVLLGEATAKLFERLKEELNSPELAQRIFYWIKPKLKKPTLTLDEPATQKAQTEAAKMVPTQYVVFEPGHLLAREPLVKAGEPLDANKVELLRLEYQAYLNAITPAQKLARTAAMFGMFVAWYTLSGFYIRHRAPQIYQTLYNFSTMLVMFVAGVALAMMASDDSWRAELIPVMLFGMTVAIVYHQELALLLTAALALVVVVSLGQNLPQYITLMSAAATAILFLGRIRSRSKLIYVGLVASLVAMLTDVGVSTLESQLPQNAWRVGLWAVVAGFLMTGLLPFVEKAFGVLTDISLLEIGDVSHPLLQELVRRAPGTYNHSINVASIGAAAAETIGARGLLVRVGAYFHDIGKMLKPQYFAENQGQGGSLHETLLPAMSRLIIVAHVKDGADLARQHNLPQPIIDFIEQHHGTTLVEYFYRRAAQQSEADPSRGVVEEHSYRYPGPKPKTKEAGVLMLADAVESASRTLVEPTPSRLESLVHEMAMNRLLDGQFDDSGLSLEELHDVEQSLVKSLTAVYHGRVKYPEQKTA, from the coding sequence ATGGCCAACGGCAATCAAAAACGAACTCGCAGCGAGCGCGTGGCGGCAATCGAATTGCCCCCGAATCTCCTTGAGCGGGTGCTGGAGAGTTTGCAGCGGTTCGACGTCCTGGTTCGGATTTCGATGTGCGCCCTTGCCGCGGTCGCAATGTGGTTGATCGTCGGTGGTTGGGATCCGCCCTTTTCGTATCGCACCGGCTACGTGCCGCAACGCGATATCGTCGCCAGGGTTCGATTCCAAAAGGAAGATCCTGACGCCACGCGCGACGCCATCAATCGCGCGAAAAATCAGGTTCGATTCGTCTATCAGCAGGACCGCTCGTCGCTGGAGCAATTGCGCTCGGCGCTGAAAAACCAACTTGTCGAAATTGGCAATGCGGCTTCGCTCGACGCGCTAAGGCCCGGAATTTGGCAGGAGTTTTCGGCGCCGCCGATGCCGAACGTTGAGCCGCCGACGAAAGAGCAGCAAGAAGCGCAATTCCGCGAGTTTCACGACGCGATCGCGGACAAAGAAAAACTGGGCAAGGTCGAAAAGGCGATCGACCGCGCGTTTACTCCCCTCGAACAAACAGGCTGGCTCGAGAAGCTGCAGCAAAAACACGACGAAGGAAATCAAACGGAAATCTACGTGCATCCGGTCGGCAAGCCCGATTTTTCGCAAGTGGTGCAGGTTCCCGAAGTTCTCCTCGGCGAGGCAACCGCAAAGCTCTTCGAACGCCTGAAGGAGGAGCTCAATTCTCCAGAGCTAGCACAGCGGATTTTCTATTGGATCAAGCCAAAGCTAAAGAAGCCGACCTTGACGCTCGACGAACCGGCAACCCAAAAGGCCCAGACGGAAGCGGCCAAGATGGTACCGACGCAGTATGTTGTCTTCGAGCCTGGGCATCTGCTGGCGCGCGAGCCGCTGGTGAAAGCGGGCGAACCCCTCGATGCGAACAAGGTCGAGTTGCTGCGATTGGAATATCAGGCCTACCTGAATGCAATCACCCCGGCGCAAAAGTTGGCCCGCACGGCCGCGATGTTCGGAATGTTCGTGGCGTGGTACACGCTTAGCGGTTTCTACATTCGGCATCGCGCGCCGCAGATCTATCAGACGCTTTACAATTTCAGCACCATGCTGGTGATGTTCGTCGCAGGAGTGGCGCTGGCAATGATGGCTAGCGATGATTCGTGGCGGGCGGAATTGATTCCGGTCATGCTGTTCGGCATGACGGTGGCGATCGTTTACCACCAAGAGTTGGCACTACTGTTGACGGCGGCGCTGGCGCTGGTGGTCGTCGTGTCGCTCGGCCAGAACTTGCCGCAATATATCACGCTCATGAGCGCAGCGGCCACGGCGATACTATTTCTTGGTCGCATCCGCAGCCGAAGTAAACTGATCTATGTCGGCCTCGTCGCCTCGCTGGTGGCGATGCTGACCGATGTGGGCGTGAGCACCTTGGAATCGCAGTTGCCGCAAAACGCATGGCGTGTGGGCCTGTGGGCGGTGGTGGCAGGATTCTTGATGACTGGATTGTTGCCCTTTGTCGAAAAGGCATTCGGCGTGCTCACCGACATCAGTTTGCTGGAAATCGGCGATGTGTCGCATCCGCTGCTGCAAGAACTCGTCCGCCGCGCGCCAGGCACCTACAACCATTCGATCAACGTGGCCTCCATCGGCGCAGCGGCGGCAGAGACCATCGGCGCGCGAGGATTGCTCGTGCGAGTCGGCGCGTATTTTCACGATATTGGCAAGATGCTCAAGCCGCAGTATTTTGCCGAAAACCAAGGGCAGGGCGGAAGTTTGCACGAAACGCTGCTGCCGGCGATGAGTCGGTTAATCATCGTTGCCCATGTGAAAGACGGCGCCGACTTGGCCCGGCAGCACAATTTGCCGCAGCCAATCATTGACTTTATCGAGCAGCACCACGGGACTACCCTGGTGGAATATTTCTATCGGCGGGCGGCGCAGCAAAGCGAAGCCGATCCGTCGCGAGGCGTCGTCGAAGAACACTCGTATCGTTACCCAGGGCCAAAGCCAAAAACGAAAGAAGCGGGAGTACTGATGCTCGCCGACGCGGTAGAAAGCGCCAGCCGAACGCTGGTCGAGCCCACGCCATCTCGGCTGGAAAGTTTGGTTCACGAAATGGCCATGAACCGCTTGCTCGACGGCCAATTTGACGACAGCGGCCTTTCGCTCGAAGAACTGCACGACGTCGAGCAGAGCTTGGTAAAGTCGCTGACGGCGGTCTATCATGGCCGCGTGAAGTATCCCGAGCAGAAGACCGCGTAA
- a CDS encoding HlyC/CorC family transporter, whose protein sequence is MTGAILVWLSLATLAVACFSATAVQSLRDFSRSKLRDRLRSRGQEPRYDQILENSKRAELGAESLRVIASAAAVLAAAASMWESHAGAASLPQTLAVIIAQMLAGATILWLAIVWFPTAVAGVWAEPFLARTWPLWKASGKILGPSVIGARLVQQALHRLTGKKKPTLTEEELEAEIREVVSEGQREGLLEEDAREMIESVIALGEVVVSEIMTPRTEVISMSADLSWSEALHTIISSGHTRIPVYGKSRDHVVGILHIKDLLPELMREQPAARKPIVGLLRPPFFVPETKAVDELLQEFQHSRSHIAVVLDEFGGVSGVVTIEDVLEEIVGEISDEHDEAAGDGFKSRGENKFEAFARMKIYEINQRLGTGLPEDADYGTIGGLVFHELGRIPHAGEALVAHGVRIEVLEATRRRINRVLIEVQPLEQPVQQAKAEVE, encoded by the coding sequence GTGACCGGTGCGATTCTAGTTTGGCTTTCGCTGGCAACCTTGGCCGTGGCCTGCTTTTCGGCGACGGCGGTGCAATCGCTGCGCGATTTCTCGCGATCGAAGCTGCGCGACCGCTTGCGCAGCCGCGGTCAAGAGCCGCGTTACGACCAAATTCTCGAAAACAGCAAACGCGCGGAGCTTGGGGCCGAGAGTCTGCGCGTCATCGCCAGCGCGGCCGCCGTGTTGGCGGCGGCGGCATCGATGTGGGAATCGCATGCGGGAGCGGCCTCGCTGCCGCAAACGTTAGCGGTAATCATCGCTCAAATGTTGGCCGGCGCAACCATTCTCTGGCTGGCGATCGTTTGGTTTCCAACCGCCGTGGCCGGCGTTTGGGCCGAGCCGTTTCTTGCCCGCACATGGCCGTTGTGGAAGGCGTCGGGAAAGATTTTAGGCCCCTCGGTGATCGGCGCACGGCTCGTCCAACAGGCGCTGCATCGCCTCACCGGCAAGAAGAAGCCGACGCTCACCGAAGAAGAGCTTGAAGCGGAAATCCGCGAAGTCGTCTCCGAAGGCCAGCGCGAAGGGCTGCTCGAAGAAGACGCCCGTGAAATGATCGAAAGCGTCATCGCGCTCGGCGAAGTGGTCGTTTCCGAGATCATGACTCCGCGGACGGAAGTGATTTCGATGTCGGCCGACCTGTCCTGGAGCGAAGCCCTCCACACGATCATTTCATCCGGCCACACGCGGATTCCGGTCTACGGAAAAAGCCGCGATCATGTCGTCGGCATTCTGCATATCAAAGACTTACTCCCCGAATTGATGCGCGAACAGCCCGCAGCGCGAAAGCCGATTGTCGGCCTGCTGCGTCCGCCGTTTTTCGTGCCCGAGACGAAAGCCGTGGATGAATTGCTGCAAGAATTCCAACACAGCCGCAGCCATATCGCCGTCGTCCTCGATGAATTCGGCGGCGTCTCGGGCGTGGTGACCATCGAAGACGTGCTCGAAGAAATCGTCGGCGAGATTTCCGACGAGCACGACGAGGCGGCCGGCGACGGTTTCAAATCGCGCGGCGAAAACAAATTCGAAGCCTTTGCCCGCATGAAGATTTACGAAATCAACCAGCGGCTCGGTACCGGCCTGCCAGAAGACGCGGATTACGGAACCATCGGCGGGCTGGTGTTTCACGAATTGGGGAGGATTCCTCATGCTGGCGAAGCACTGGTTGCACATGGAGTTCGCATCGAGGTACTCGAAGCGACCCGTCGTCGAATTAATCGCGTGCTGATCGAAGTGCAGCCGCTGGAACAGCCTGTGCAGCAGGCAAAGGCGGAGGTCGAATGA
- a CDS encoding adenylosuccinate synthase: protein MPATCVIGLQWGDEAKGKLVDLLTRQHDIVVRYQGGSNAGHTVVVGDQKYKLSLIPSGILASGVQCVVTGGVVINPKSILEEIGGLVGRGVKVGSNLMLSDRAHMIFPWHIAEDKFLDKSCSSGENIGTTMRGIGPCYSDKVRRSYAVRLGDLYRDSLEQRIVHIVEAKNKELVGIAGDEAMGPFDPAAIFSEYKNYAQQLKPYVADTTAYLLDAAESGKRILFEGAQGALLDIDHGTFPFVTSSNSSGVGVPSGSGVPGRWINRALGVVKAYSTRVGGGPFPTEQGNDIGSHLRERGNEYGTVTRRPRRCGWFDAVAVRYTARLSGVDAIAVMLLDVLSKLPEIKICTAYEIGGKRVTQFPSHVDDLRSAKPIFEAVPGWDEEITECRQMADLPANARRYLDRICELIGRPVDVVSVGPEREQTIFQGQTMAAAAV, encoded by the coding sequence GTGCCAGCCACTTGCGTAATCGGACTGCAATGGGGGGATGAAGCCAAAGGCAAGCTTGTCGATTTGCTGACGCGGCAGCACGACATCGTCGTCCGCTATCAAGGCGGCAGCAACGCTGGGCACACGGTGGTCGTTGGCGATCAGAAGTACAAGCTGTCGCTCATCCCCAGCGGCATTCTCGCCAGCGGCGTGCAATGTGTTGTCACCGGGGGCGTCGTCATCAATCCCAAAAGCATCCTCGAAGAAATCGGCGGCCTCGTCGGTCGCGGCGTAAAAGTTGGCAGTAATTTGATGTTGAGCGACCGCGCGCACATGATCTTTCCTTGGCATATCGCCGAAGACAAGTTCCTCGATAAGAGTTGCTCCAGCGGCGAAAACATCGGCACGACGATGCGCGGCATCGGTCCGTGCTATAGCGACAAAGTCCGCCGTTCGTATGCCGTGCGGCTGGGAGACCTCTACCGAGATTCTTTAGAGCAACGGATCGTTCATATTGTCGAGGCCAAGAACAAAGAGCTGGTGGGTATCGCCGGCGATGAAGCGATGGGGCCGTTCGATCCGGCGGCCATTTTCAGCGAATACAAGAATTACGCTCAGCAATTGAAGCCCTACGTGGCGGATACAACCGCGTATTTGCTCGATGCGGCCGAATCTGGCAAGCGGATCTTATTCGAGGGCGCCCAAGGCGCCTTGCTCGATATCGACCACGGCACGTTTCCCTTCGTGACCAGCAGCAATAGTTCGGGCGTTGGAGTGCCGAGCGGTTCGGGTGTGCCGGGGCGCTGGATCAACCGCGCGCTTGGTGTCGTGAAGGCGTACTCGACGCGCGTTGGCGGCGGGCCATTTCCAACCGAACAAGGGAATGACATCGGCTCTCACCTGCGCGAACGCGGCAACGAATATGGAACCGTCACTCGCCGACCGCGGCGCTGCGGCTGGTTCGATGCCGTGGCGGTTCGATACACCGCCCGGCTAAGCGGCGTGGATGCGATCGCCGTCATGCTGCTTGATGTGCTAAGTAAATTGCCGGAAATCAAGATCTGCACCGCATACGAAATCGGCGGAAAACGAGTGACCCAGTTTCCCAGTCACGTCGATGATTTACGAAGTGCGAAGCCGATTTTCGAGGCCGTTCCAGGCTGGGATGAGGAAATTACCGAGTGCCGGCAAATGGCCGATCTACCGGCAAATGCGCGGCGCTATTTGGATCGGATCTGCGAATTAATCGGGCGTCCCGTGGACGTTGTTTCGGTGGGTCCAGAGCGAGAACAGACGATTTTCCAAGGCCAGACGATGGCCGCGGCAGCCGTCTAG
- a CDS encoding phosphatidate cytidylyltransferase encodes MLRYRLLLGAIFVVALAALCWADSYRILDLPPGGWLFPLAIVLAVLASGEMLWLFATRDLRPLPWVVYFGNGLIVAANAVPIFWPELAVESPLCHFGWSFGAAGIALLVAFIGEMRRYQQPGQVMIQLGLTVLSFAYVGILLTFAVQLRILGGNFRGMTALASFIAIVKLGDSGAYAVGRLIGRHKMAPVLSPGKTWEGFFGAMIFAILGSWLVLNWAAPAMSRTGISSEWPPLALWRIVVYGLVVGIAGLLGDLAESLIKRDMGRKDSSPWMPGFGGVLDLLDSVLFAAPVAYLCWASGLV; translated from the coding sequence GTGCTACGATACCGTCTATTGCTGGGCGCGATCTTTGTCGTGGCATTGGCGGCGCTGTGCTGGGCCGATAGCTATCGCATCCTGGATCTTCCGCCAGGCGGGTGGCTTTTTCCACTGGCGATTGTGCTTGCCGTGCTAGCCAGCGGTGAAATGCTGTGGCTCTTTGCGACAAGAGATTTACGCCCATTGCCGTGGGTCGTCTACTTCGGCAATGGACTGATTGTCGCAGCCAATGCTGTGCCGATATTTTGGCCTGAACTGGCCGTTGAATCACCCCTTTGCCATTTTGGTTGGTCGTTTGGTGCGGCAGGTATTGCGCTGCTCGTGGCGTTTATCGGCGAAATGCGTCGGTACCAACAACCAGGGCAGGTCATGATTCAGCTCGGTCTGACGGTATTATCTTTTGCCTATGTTGGCATATTGCTGACGTTTGCCGTGCAATTGCGCATTTTAGGCGGAAATTTTCGAGGCATGACGGCCCTGGCTTCATTCATTGCAATCGTAAAGCTGGGAGATAGCGGGGCGTATGCCGTCGGCCGATTGATCGGCCGGCACAAGATGGCGCCCGTGCTTAGCCCTGGGAAAACCTGGGAAGGATTTTTTGGGGCGATGATTTTTGCCATCCTCGGCTCGTGGCTCGTTCTCAATTGGGCCGCTCCGGCAATGAGCCGAACAGGAATCTCGTCGGAGTGGCCGCCGCTGGCGCTGTGGCGGATCGTCGTTTATGGTTTGGTTGTCGGCATCGCCGGCCTACTCGGCGATCTGGCGGAATCGCTGATCAAACGCGACATGGGGAGAAAAGATTCCAGCCCGTGGATGCCCGGCTTCGGTGGCGTCCTCGATTTGCTTGACTCGGTGCTCTTTGCCGCTCCAGTGGCGTACCTTTGTTGGGCCTCTGGGCTCGTTTAG
- a CDS encoding PhoH family protein: MTQSTISVVDSRTLLSIFGPRDQFLRKIRSTLGVDVSARDGRLRIEGAEPAVLKATEVFEQLRTLADQKGEVAEHDVDVALSLVTGPPGMADHPPIPVLQAGRSVRPRTPGQAEYVKAMTESDLVLCIGPAGTGKTYLAVAMAVSALRKEAIRKIVLVRPAVEAGESLGFLPGDLQAKINPYLRPLLDALREMMDYDQIRRYTELDVIEMVPLAYMRGRTLNDAFIILDEAQNTTVSQMKMFLTRMGMNSKIVVSGDTTQVDLPPHVRSGLVDALGRLKGIDGVAEVRLAGRDIVRHRLVREIVQAYEEEPKRRK; the protein is encoded by the coding sequence ATGACGCAAAGCACTATTTCGGTAGTCGATTCGAGGACGTTGTTGTCGATCTTCGGGCCGCGCGATCAATTCCTGCGGAAAATCCGTTCCACACTCGGCGTGGATGTCTCAGCCCGTGACGGACGGCTGCGAATCGAAGGGGCGGAACCGGCGGTTCTCAAGGCGACCGAAGTGTTTGAGCAGCTTCGCACTCTGGCCGACCAAAAGGGCGAAGTGGCCGAGCATGACGTGGACGTTGCCCTCTCGCTGGTGACGGGGCCGCCAGGTATGGCGGACCATCCGCCCATTCCCGTGCTCCAGGCGGGGCGCAGTGTTCGCCCACGGACTCCCGGACAAGCGGAATACGTCAAGGCCATGACCGAAAGCGATCTGGTGCTGTGTATCGGGCCTGCGGGAACCGGCAAAACGTACCTGGCCGTCGCGATGGCGGTTTCGGCTCTGCGCAAAGAAGCCATTCGGAAGATCGTGCTGGTGCGTCCGGCCGTCGAGGCTGGCGAAAGTCTCGGTTTCTTGCCCGGCGACTTGCAAGCGAAGATCAACCCCTATTTGCGTCCGTTGCTCGATGCGCTACGCGAGATGATGGACTACGACCAAATCCGCCGCTACACGGAATTGGACGTAATCGAAATGGTCCCGCTGGCGTATATGCGCGGCCGCACGCTCAACGACGCCTTTATTATTTTGGATGAGGCCCAAAACACCACCGTCTCTCAAATGAAGATGTTTTTGACACGGATGGGAATGAACTCGAAAATCGTTGTTTCCGGGGATACTACCCAAGTCGATCTGCCGCCGCACGTGCGCAGCGGTTTGGTCGATGCACTGGGCCGACTCAAGGGGATCGACGGAGTGGCGGAAGTTCGACTCGCAGGACGCGATATCGTGCGCCATCGGTTGGTGCGAGAAATTGTGCAAGCCTACGAAGAGGAGCCGAAGCGGCGTAAATAG